The genome window TATATGCACCACGTGTTCATTGGTTGCTTCTAATCATTGTGTTGTACCCATACAGCCCGAAGCGTCAGCTTATCATGGTGTTGAAAGCTTATTCAACCGGATAGCTGAAGTAAGAACATACATCAATCCTTCCTTGACGGTCAAAGGCATTGTGTTCACGATGGTACATAAAAATCAGAGTGTTCATAAAAGTATGATGACTCATATCCGAGATACGTATCGCAACTTTCATATTTACGATGCAGTCGTTGAAGTATCAACTGTTATCAAACAGTCTCAAGTAGCGAAAGAAGATCTATACAGTTATGCACCAAAATCACCCTCATGGCAGCAGTATCATCAATTGGCTACTGAAATTATGACCTTGTAACATGGCAAAGAAAGACTTTATGACGCTGATGAAAGAAAAAACCGTCGATGTGAGACCTTCCCTCCTATCAGCCGAGGAAAATATCAAAAATCAAATTGTTATTCTCGAACAGCTTCGCGACCTCATTCCACCTTTAACAGCA of Spirosoma rhododendri contains these proteins:
- a CDS encoding ParA family protein, which encodes MNVGKALSVLGNKVLLVDMDSQGNLSQCFGVHEPADQVIDSLLGSSPLPMLEVGERLFLTPSDIRMAYKESELANAIGADRRLTVKLEEARSQFDYILIDCPPSLGICTTCSLVASNHCVVPIQPEASAYHGVESLFNRIAEVRTYINPSLTVKGIVFTMVHKNQSVHKSMMTHIRDTYRNFHIYDAVVEVSTVIKQSQVAKEDLYSYAPKSPSWQQYHQLATEIMTL